The Macaca nemestrina isolate mMacNem1 chromosome 12, mMacNem.hap1, whole genome shotgun sequence genome contains a region encoding:
- the LOC105468618 gene encoding olfactory receptor 51B5: MWSNGSSHPFLLTGFPGLEAAHHWISLFFLFIYMSVLFGNGTLLLLIKEDHNLHEPMYFFLSMLAATDLGLTLTTMPTVLGVLWLDYREIGSAACFSQAYFIHSLSFVESGILLAMAYDRFIAICNPLRYTSILTTTRIVKIGLGVLIRGFVSVVPPIMPLYFFLYCHSHVLSHAFCLHQDVIKLACADTTFNQLYPVVLVVFIFVLDSLIIFISYVLILKTVLSIASREERAKALNTCVSHICCVLVFYVAVIGLSLIHRFGKQVSHIVYLIMSYVYFLFPPLMNPIIYSVKTKQIKNGILHLFTTHRIGT, translated from the coding sequence ATGTGGTCCAACGGCAGCTCGCATCCCTTCCTGTTGACTGGTTTTCCAGGCTTGGAGGCAGCTCATCACtggatttccttatttttcttgttcATCTATATGTCTGTCCTTTTTGGCAATGGCACCCTCCTTCTTCTCATTAAGGAAGATCACAATCTTCATGAGCCCATGTACTTCTTTCTGTCCATGCTGGCTGCCACAGACCTGGGGCTGACCCTGACCACAATGCCCACGGTGCTGGGAGTCCTCTGGCTGGATTACAGGGAGATTGGAAGCGCAGCCTGCTTTTCCCAGGCCTACTTTATACACTCACTTTCCTTTGTCGAGTCTGGCATTCTGCTTGCCATGGCCTATGACCGTTTTATTGCCATCTGCAACCCTCTTAGATATACCTCCATACTTACTACTACTCGAATAGTGAAGATTGGGCTGGGAGTTCTGATTAGGGGATTTGTATCTGTTGTTCCCCCAATCATGCccctctatttttttctctattgtcaCTCCCATGTTCTTTCACATGCATTCTGCCTTCACCAGGATGTCATTAAACTGGCCTGTGCTGATACCACCTTCAACCAACTGTACCCAGTTGTGCTTGTGGTCTTTATATTTGTGCTAGATTCTCTGATTATCTTCATCTCCTATGTGTTGATACTCAAGACTGTCCTGAGCATTGCCTCCAGAGAGGAGAGGGCTAAGGCTCTCAATACCTGTGTCTCCCATATCTGCTGTGTCCTGGTTTTCTATGTTGCAGTGATTGGATTATCTCTGATTCATCGTTTTGGAAAGCAGGTTTCACATATTGTTTACCTCATTATGAGCTATGTCTATTTTCTGTTCCCTCCACTAATGAATCCTATAATATATAGTGTCAAGACCAAGCAGATTAAGAATGGCATTCTTCACCTTTTTACTACCCATAGAATTGGAACCTGA